One window of the Archangium primigenium genome contains the following:
- a CDS encoding TolB family protein, whose translation MPRMLAPVLCLVPFLALGQTPGAPLAGTTFVVNEAEGDQTDPRLSGTRAVYTNQAARGSSEIRFHDLLTHADAAIPTLGGYDAVADLQGTQVVFTRTTSSSLVYGFDLSRPGAYATELAPRTGADRRTPSVGGHTVAWQELGAPTGGAAAEIFVYHRPSQALTRLTEDTSVDRTPVVSEDGHTVVWAKCASGSTGCDIWSARETDTGYQTRKLTGAEGEESAPDTDGTWAVYVTRSTVDGVVESDIGWTSVEGGPTYRLALPGTDLNPSISGPLISFEHLDTTGETPNYDVMVYDLRTRMLYRLTQTPTSESQSDVSLGADGLVRVAWTVRAGGSSNVLGYSFRLPQACTPAPTPPSAEALCASPGTRQLLGVLRAQASGDESSPVSTEISGQGTGILCVDNGHQGPRATGGSVWLGQGLAVAPADFGEDVAGLAVLLPLQGRRSLAAQAEGEPGGTFRARLYGPLQCDVASQDDAFEPSEVRYGREATVLDASPGFAPMPDEGTLVPRGYEGRAPRP comes from the coding sequence AGCGGGACCCGGGCCGTCTACACGAACCAGGCCGCGCGCGGCAGCAGTGAGATCCGCTTCCATGATCTGCTCACCCACGCGGACGCGGCCATCCCCACGCTGGGCGGCTATGACGCGGTGGCGGACCTGCAGGGCACCCAGGTGGTGTTCACCCGCACCACGAGCAGCAGCCTCGTCTACGGCTTCGATCTCTCGCGGCCGGGCGCGTACGCGACGGAGCTCGCGCCCCGTACGGGCGCGGATCGGCGCACGCCCTCGGTGGGCGGCCACACCGTGGCCTGGCAGGAGCTGGGCGCCCCCACGGGAGGCGCCGCGGCGGAGATCTTCGTCTACCACCGGCCCTCCCAGGCCCTCACCCGGCTCACGGAGGACACGAGCGTGGACCGCACGCCCGTGGTGAGCGAGGACGGACACACGGTGGTGTGGGCCAAGTGCGCCAGCGGCTCCACCGGGTGCGACATCTGGTCGGCGCGCGAGACGGACACCGGCTACCAGACGCGCAAGCTCACCGGCGCGGAAGGGGAGGAGAGCGCCCCGGACACGGACGGGACGTGGGCGGTGTACGTGACGCGCTCGACGGTGGACGGCGTGGTGGAGTCGGACATCGGCTGGACGTCGGTGGAGGGGGGCCCCACGTACCGCCTGGCGCTGCCGGGCACGGACCTCAACCCCAGCATCTCCGGGCCGCTCATCTCCTTCGAGCACCTGGACACCACGGGCGAGACGCCCAACTACGACGTCATGGTGTACGACCTGCGCACGCGGATGCTCTACCGGCTCACCCAGACGCCCACGAGCGAGTCCCAGAGCGACGTGAGCCTGGGCGCGGACGGCCTCGTGCGCGTGGCCTGGACGGTGCGCGCGGGCGGCTCGTCCAACGTGCTCGGCTACTCGTTCCGCCTGCCCCAGGCCTGCACCCCGGCGCCCACCCCGCCCAGCGCCGAGGCCCTGTGCGCCTCGCCCGGCACGCGGCAGTTGCTGGGCGTGCTGCGCGCCCAGGCCTCCGGGGACGAGTCCTCGCCGGTGTCCACGGAGATCTCCGGCCAGGGCACGGGCATCCTGTGTGTGGACAACGGCCACCAGGGGCCGCGGGCCACCGGGGGTTCGGTGTGGCTCGGACAAGGACTGGCGGTGGCACCGGCCGACTTCGGCGAGGACGTGGCGGGCCTGGCCGTGCTCCTGCCCCTGCAGGGCCGGCGCTCGCTGGCGGCCCAGGCCGAGGGCGAGCCGGGCGGCACCTTCCGCGCCCGGTTGTATGGGCCCCTGCAGTGTGACGTGGCGTCCCAGGACGACGCCTTCGAGCCCTCCGAGGTGCGCTACGGCCGGGAGGCGACGGTGCTCGACGCGAGCCCGGGCTTCGCTCCCATGCCGGACGAGGGCACGCTCGTACCCCGAGGATACGAGGGCCGTGCCCCGCGTCCTTGA